From one Nocardioides scoriae genomic stretch:
- a CDS encoding HNH endonuclease family protein produces MSTPGTRTRPVRRDAPGRSMRTLALSATFAVAASAGVVATGPAAHADTQSVRLRAAVRGLPVATEVRTGYERSKFRDWYDADDDCQDTRDEVLTAEALVKVTACDVKSGEWRSYYDGVTTKDSSTFDIDHMVPLAEAWDSGARRWTTETRARYANDLGDGRALVAVSASSNRSKGDQDPAEWMPALAKCRYVREYVAVKMRWRLSVNKAEKTTLTKRASTCKNVVIKVRRAAVELQK; encoded by the coding sequence ATGAGCACCCCCGGCACGCGGACACGACCGGTGAGGCGCGACGCCCCCGGGCGTTCGATGCGGACCCTCGCGCTCTCAGCCACGTTCGCCGTCGCCGCCAGCGCCGGCGTGGTCGCGACCGGTCCGGCCGCGCACGCGGACACGCAGTCGGTCCGGCTGCGTGCCGCGGTCCGGGGCCTGCCGGTCGCAACCGAGGTCCGGACCGGGTACGAGCGGAGCAAGTTCCGCGACTGGTACGACGCCGACGACGACTGCCAAGACACCCGCGACGAGGTCCTGACCGCCGAGGCGCTGGTCAAGGTCACCGCCTGCGACGTGAAGTCGGGTGAGTGGCGTTCCTACTACGACGGCGTCACCACCAAGGACTCCTCGACGTTCGACATCGACCACATGGTGCCGTTGGCCGAAGCATGGGACTCCGGCGCCCGCCGGTGGACGACCGAGACGCGTGCCCGGTACGCGAACGACCTGGGCGACGGGCGCGCCCTCGTCGCGGTGAGCGCGTCGTCGAACCGCAGCAAGGGCGACCAGGACCCAGCCGAGTGGATGCCGGCGCTCGCGAAGTGCCGCTACGTCCGCGAGTACGTCGCGGTGAAGATGCGGTGGCGGCTGAGCGTGAACAAGGCCGAGAAGACGACGCTGACCAAGCGCGCGTCGACCTGCAAGAACGTGGTCATCAAGGTCCGGCGAGCAGCCGTGGAGCTGCAGAAGTGA
- a CDS encoding excalibur calcium-binding domain-containing protein, translating to MSNVKSFGAAVATAVLTTTLGAAGAIGMAAPAQAHTTGIHDNCTKLNAKWKHGVGRANAVDKTSGEKVRNFYHNTKVYKTAVAHNSTLDRDKDGIACEKR from the coding sequence GTGTCCAACGTGAAGTCCTTCGGCGCCGCCGTCGCCACCGCCGTCCTCACCACCACCCTCGGCGCCGCAGGCGCCATCGGCATGGCCGCGCCCGCGCAGGCCCACACCACCGGCATCCACGACAACTGCACAAAGCTCAACGCGAAGTGGAAGCACGGCGTGGGCCGCGCCAACGCCGTCGACAAGACCAGCGGGGAGAAGGTGCGGAACTTCTACCACAACACCAAGGTGTACAAGACCGCCGTCGCGCACAACTCCACCCTGGACCGCGACAAGGACGGCATCGCCTGCGAGAAGCGCTGA
- a CDS encoding CHAP domain-containing protein produces MQADGNLVVYSGSSAVWSSSTAPATSSTLTMQDDGNLVLASRGGLPLWSSAGGRAPSNADEIAAGASLAPNMALWSRNGLHRAVMQGDGNFVVYGPAGAQWSTSTGSAGSSLALQSDGNLVVYAGSVATWSSHTAPARGVRLVMQDDGNLVMYSRGGVPVWSSRDGRGGWAEDTLPAETQLTPGQALWSHDGRFTALMQGDGNFVVYGPGGAQWASGTGVSGSIVRMQGDGNLVVYAPGAVAKWSSATQGAGARLVMQDDGNLVIYSGSTALWSSRGQGVSGPGTSSTTGGYPDADAVACQGLYAWCKNGSDYHPVRRLAYRNCTDYVAWKKGLVWGQVASGGSADATRWKAGWQERGREVGSTPRVGAVAWWGATSTNRYGHVAYVLAVNPDGSARIGEYNNGGTGRYSERNTRAQAYLY; encoded by the coding sequence ATGCAAGCCGACGGCAACTTGGTCGTCTACAGCGGATCCAGCGCCGTGTGGTCGAGTTCGACGGCGCCCGCCACCAGCTCAACCCTCACCATGCAAGACGACGGCAACCTCGTCCTCGCCAGCCGCGGCGGGCTTCCGCTGTGGTCCTCGGCGGGTGGACGGGCGCCGAGCAATGCCGACGAGATAGCCGCCGGAGCCAGTCTGGCGCCGAACATGGCGCTGTGGTCCAGGAACGGCCTCCACCGGGCTGTGATGCAGGGTGATGGCAACTTCGTTGTCTACGGCCCGGCCGGGGCGCAGTGGTCGACCTCAACGGGAAGCGCCGGATCTAGCCTCGCCCTGCAGAGCGACGGGAACCTGGTCGTGTACGCGGGTTCTGTAGCCACTTGGTCCAGCCACACCGCTCCTGCACGCGGGGTCCGGCTTGTGATGCAGGACGACGGCAACCTCGTTATGTACAGCCGGGGTGGGGTGCCCGTCTGGTCTTCGCGTGACGGCCGTGGCGGGTGGGCTGAGGACACGCTGCCAGCGGAGACTCAGCTGACCCCCGGGCAGGCGCTGTGGTCGCACGACGGGCGCTTCACCGCACTGATGCAGGGCGACGGAAACTTCGTCGTCTACGGACCCGGTGGTGCGCAGTGGGCCTCAGGCACGGGGGTCAGCGGCTCGATCGTCAGGATGCAGGGCGACGGCAACCTGGTTGTCTACGCCCCTGGGGCTGTCGCGAAGTGGTCCTCGGCGACGCAGGGAGCCGGCGCACGGCTTGTCATGCAGGATGACGGCAACCTCGTGATCTACAGCGGCAGCACGGCGCTGTGGTCCTCGCGCGGGCAAGGGGTGTCCGGGCCCGGTACGTCGTCAACGACGGGTGGGTACCCGGACGCCGACGCGGTCGCATGCCAGGGGTTGTACGCGTGGTGCAAGAACGGCTCCGACTACCACCCGGTCCGGCGGCTGGCCTACCGCAACTGCACCGACTACGTGGCCTGGAAGAAGGGCCTGGTCTGGGGGCAGGTCGCATCTGGGGGCAGCGCCGACGCCACTAGGTGGAAGGCAGGCTGGCAAGAAAGGGGGCGCGAGGTCGGCTCGACTCCGCGCGTCGGTGCCGTCGCCTGGTGGGGTGCCACGTCGACCAACCGCTACGGGCACGTGGCGTACGTCTTGGCCGTCAACCCCGATGGCTCAGCTCGCATCGGGGAGTACAACAACGGCGGAACGGGGCGGTACAGCGAGCGCAACACCCGCGCGCAGGCCTACTTGTACTGA
- a CDS encoding helix-turn-helix domain-containing protein, whose amino-acid sequence MPARMLTLDAVAEELAISRAQVYALVRRGDLPAGKIGGRGQWRVERTHLEAYLERTWAETAEWVRAHPLAEGEEPSATEL is encoded by the coding sequence ATGCCTGCCCGGATGCTCACCCTCGACGCCGTCGCCGAGGAGCTCGCGATCAGCCGGGCCCAGGTGTACGCGCTGGTGCGCCGCGGCGACCTGCCGGCCGGGAAGATCGGGGGCCGCGGTCAGTGGCGCGTCGAACGCACGCACCTGGAGGCGTACCTGGAACGCACCTGGGCCGAGACTGCCGAGTGGGTGCGGGCGCATCCGCTCGCCGAGGGCGAGGAACCATCCGCGACTGAGCTGTAG